One window of the Rosa rugosa chromosome 3, drRosRugo1.1, whole genome shotgun sequence genome contains the following:
- the LOC133740766 gene encoding F-box protein CPR1-like isoform X1: MAQSSKLVEEMVAQFLSRLSSKALMRFKCIRHCDGIICLSTFLCDDRDIALCNPSIKEFNHLPKSCIHLPPQDEDDYVHECNVGFGYDSKAKVYKVVRIVDFSSSHPPRVEVYTLGADCWRENKAFVLGTISSPRSLHMHFKGIYYWSGFSYITRELQYVLFAFDMSDELFYLIYPPEVAFGIYLNLAMWKESLLLITHREEAPKCFDLWLNEDSDFLKGSWTKYFTIKPIEAYIPLVFWKSNEILMVNVDRRIVSYNLDTQMLKCLPIHGAEDPLCIYAINYVNSIISVKRNNKLECVETYI; the protein is encoded by the exons ATGGCGCAGTCTTCCAAATTGGTGGAAGAGATGGTCGCACAATTCCTGTCGAGATTATCATCTAAAGCATTGATGCGATTCAAATGCATTC GTCATTGTGATGGGATTATTTGTCTTAGTACATTTCTTTGCGATGATAGGGATATTGCTTTATGCAACCCTTCAATCAAGGAATTCAATCATCTTCCAAAATCCTGTATTCATCTCCCCCCTCAAGATGAAGATGATTATGTACATGAATGTAACGTGGGATTTGGCTATGATTCCAAAGCAAAGGTTTACAAGGTTGTTAGAATTGTCGATTTTTCTTCGTCACATCCTCCAAGAGTAGAGGTGTACACCTTAGGTGCAGATTGTTGGAGAGAGAACAAGGCATTTGTACTGGGAACTATCAGCAGCCCACGTTCTTTACATATGCACTTTAAGGGAATTTATTATTGGAGTGGGTTTAGTTATATTACGAGAGAGCTACAGTACGTCTTATTTGCATTCGACATGAGTGATGAGCTATTTTATTTGATATATCCACCGGAGGTTGCATTTGGAATTTACTTGAATCTTGCTATGTGGAAAGAATCCCTTCTTCTTATCACCCATAGAGAAGAAGCTCCTAAATGTTTTGATTTATGGCTAAATGAAGACTCTGATTTTTTGAAAGGTTCATGGACAAAATACTTCACTATCAAACCTATAGAAGCTTATATTCCGTTAGTATTTTGGAAAAGTAACGAGATTCTTATGGTGAATGTTGATCGACGTATAGTTTCCTATAACCTTGATACCCAAATGCTCAAGTGTCTTCCGATTCATGGAGCAGAAGATCCTTTATGTATTTATGCTATTAATTATGTAAATAGCATTATTTCAGTAAAGAGAAACAATAAACTCGAGTGCGTTGAAACTTATATCTAg
- the LOC133740766 gene encoding F-box protein CPR1-like isoform X2, which translates to MHSDIALCNPSIKEFNHLPKSCIHLPPQDEDDYVHECNVGFGYDSKAKVYKVVRIVDFSSSHPPRVEVYTLGADCWRENKAFVLGTISSPRSLHMHFKGIYYWSGFSYITRELQYVLFAFDMSDELFYLIYPPEVAFGIYLNLAMWKESLLLITHREEAPKCFDLWLNEDSDFLKGSWTKYFTIKPIEAYIPLVFWKSNEILMVNVDRRIVSYNLDTQMLKCLPIHGAEDPLCIYAINYVNSIISVKRNNKLECVETYI; encoded by the exons ATGCATTC GGATATTGCTTTATGCAACCCTTCAATCAAGGAATTCAATCATCTTCCAAAATCCTGTATTCATCTCCCCCCTCAAGATGAAGATGATTATGTACATGAATGTAACGTGGGATTTGGCTATGATTCCAAAGCAAAGGTTTACAAGGTTGTTAGAATTGTCGATTTTTCTTCGTCACATCCTCCAAGAGTAGAGGTGTACACCTTAGGTGCAGATTGTTGGAGAGAGAACAAGGCATTTGTACTGGGAACTATCAGCAGCCCACGTTCTTTACATATGCACTTTAAGGGAATTTATTATTGGAGTGGGTTTAGTTATATTACGAGAGAGCTACAGTACGTCTTATTTGCATTCGACATGAGTGATGAGCTATTTTATTTGATATATCCACCGGAGGTTGCATTTGGAATTTACTTGAATCTTGCTATGTGGAAAGAATCCCTTCTTCTTATCACCCATAGAGAAGAAGCTCCTAAATGTTTTGATTTATGGCTAAATGAAGACTCTGATTTTTTGAAAGGTTCATGGACAAAATACTTCACTATCAAACCTATAGAAGCTTATATTCCGTTAGTATTTTGGAAAAGTAACGAGATTCTTATGGTGAATGTTGATCGACGTATAGTTTCCTATAACCTTGATACCCAAATGCTCAAGTGTCTTCCGATTCATGGAGCAGAAGATCCTTTATGTATTTATGCTATTAATTATGTAAATAGCATTATTTCAGTAAAGAGAAACAATAAACTCGAGTGCGTTGAAACTTATATCTAg